In Actinoplanes derwentensis, the following proteins share a genomic window:
- a CDS encoding 3' terminal RNA ribose 2'-O-methyltransferase Hen1 — MLLTLTTTRRPATDLGYLLVKHPDKVHSFSVPTGTAYVLYPEATEDRCTAALMLDVDPQLLRAQRDAFELSQYVNDRPYAASSLLAAALAKVFRSALRGASKDRPELAATAIPLEVRVPVLRGTPDLVTRLFAPLGWTVTAVPIPFEAELGGGSRYVDLTLTGELRVADALNHLYVLLPVLDDGKHYWVAPDEIEKLLRSGAGWLAGHPEKVLIARRYLAHRRSFATTALQSLEADLPAVTEEEAELPVVRRAPLAEQRRDAVLAALTEVGAARVLDLGCGPGALLAALVKDRSFTEIVGADVASRTLEQAARRLRLDQLPDRQKDRIKLIQTALTYRDDRLRGFDAAVLMEVIEHVDLPRLPALEAAVFGHAKPGAVVVTTPNVEYNVHYEGLTGMRHSDHRFEWTRAEFTGWATETADRYGYTVTIRGVGESDETTGAPTQLALFKAVSA; from the coding sequence GTGCTGCTCACTCTGACGACCACACGCCGGCCCGCGACCGACCTGGGCTACCTGCTGGTCAAGCATCCCGACAAGGTGCATTCGTTCAGCGTTCCGACCGGTACGGCGTACGTCCTCTACCCCGAAGCGACCGAGGACCGCTGCACCGCCGCCCTGATGCTGGACGTGGATCCGCAACTACTGCGCGCGCAGCGGGATGCCTTCGAGCTGAGCCAGTACGTGAACGACCGGCCGTACGCCGCCTCCAGTCTGTTGGCCGCCGCCCTCGCGAAAGTCTTCCGCAGTGCCCTGCGCGGCGCCTCCAAGGACCGGCCGGAACTGGCCGCGACCGCGATCCCGCTGGAGGTCCGGGTTCCGGTGCTGCGCGGCACCCCCGACCTGGTGACCCGCCTGTTCGCACCGCTCGGCTGGACCGTGACGGCCGTCCCGATCCCGTTCGAGGCGGAACTCGGCGGCGGCAGCCGGTACGTGGATCTGACCCTGACCGGCGAACTGCGGGTCGCCGACGCGCTCAACCATCTGTACGTACTGCTGCCGGTGCTCGACGACGGCAAGCACTACTGGGTGGCCCCGGACGAGATCGAGAAACTGCTGCGCTCCGGTGCGGGCTGGCTGGCCGGCCACCCGGAGAAGGTGCTGATCGCCCGCCGTTACCTGGCACACCGTAGGTCCTTCGCGACCACCGCGTTGCAGTCGCTGGAGGCGGACCTGCCGGCGGTCACCGAGGAGGAAGCGGAGCTGCCGGTGGTCCGCCGGGCGCCACTGGCCGAGCAGCGCCGGGACGCGGTGCTGGCCGCGCTGACCGAGGTGGGCGCGGCGCGGGTGCTCGACCTGGGCTGCGGTCCCGGTGCTCTGCTCGCCGCGCTGGTCAAGGACCGGAGCTTCACCGAGATCGTGGGCGCCGACGTGGCCAGCCGGACGCTGGAGCAGGCGGCCCGCCGGTTGCGCCTGGACCAGCTACCGGATCGGCAGAAGGACCGGATCAAGCTGATCCAGACCGCGCTCACCTACCGTGACGACCGGCTGCGTGGTTTCGACGCGGCGGTGCTGATGGAGGTCATCGAGCATGTCGATCTGCCCCGGCTGCCCGCGCTGGAGGCGGCCGTCTTCGGGCACGCCAAGCCCGGCGCGGTCGTGGTGACCACCCCGAACGTGGAGTACAACGTGCACTACGAGGGCCTGACCGGGATGCGGCACTCGGACCATCGCTTCGAGTGGACGCGTGCCGAGTTCACCGGCTGGGCCACCGAGACCGCCGACCGGTACGGCTACACCGTCACGATCCGTGGCGTCGGTGAGTCCGACGAGACCACCGGCGCTCCGACCCAGCTCGCGCTCTTCAAGGCGGTGTCCGCATGA
- a CDS encoding polynucleotide kinase-phosphatase encodes MIIDVPELALVALVGISGSGKSTFAGQHWKPTQVLSSDFFRGLVADDENDQSASADAFEVLHYVAGKRLAAGRLTVVDATNLQSHARAGLIKTAREHDVLPVAIVLDVPESVAWERTQGRPDRTFDRRVLTRMHRDLRRTLGQLAKEGFRKIHVLRGVDEIAAAEIRYEKLFNDRKDEHGPFDIIGDVHGCRAELESLLTKLDYEIIRDASGRPVDAVHGHNKAVFVGDLVDRGPDSPGVLRLVMGMVAAGHAICVPGNHEQKLARKLNGRTVQLTHGLPETLEQLDAEPAEFVAEVRAFIDGLVSHYVLDDGKLVVAHAGLKEAYHGRASGRVRSFALYGETTGETDEYGLPVRYPWAREYRGSAAVVYGHVPTPTPEWINNTICLDTGCVFGGALTALRWPSRELVAVPAAKEYYAPIRPMSAEPEKPDQGLDIADVTGRRHLDYGYGRTTVPAENAAAALEVMGRFSVDPETLIWLPPTMAPCTSSTVEGYLEHPSAAFADLRAAGVDRVVCEEKHMGSRAVVRISVSGEGDAIWTRTGRPFFGPRMDGPLLDRARTAAAPIFAELETDWLLIDAELLPWSAKAGSLIRDQYAAVGAAGRAALPAALSMLEQVAGRGLDVAGLRDRLALRSAEIDGYSAAYRAYVKPTDGLDGVTLAPFAFLAGAGVTYADKDHDWHLALADRLVSADPKLFTPTRRMIVDLADPVAEAAATEWWLTLTGAGGEGMVVKPWIGLAGTDRNGRLVQPGVKCRGREYLRIIYGPEYTRPEQLDRLRQRNLGRKRSLALREHGLGLAALDRLAEGAPAWRVHELVFAILAAESEPVDPRL; translated from the coding sequence ATGATCATCGACGTTCCCGAACTCGCCCTCGTCGCCCTGGTCGGCATCTCCGGCTCCGGCAAGTCCACCTTCGCCGGGCAGCACTGGAAGCCGACCCAGGTGCTCTCCTCGGACTTCTTCCGCGGCCTGGTCGCCGACGACGAGAACGACCAGTCGGCGTCGGCGGACGCCTTCGAGGTGCTGCACTACGTGGCCGGCAAGCGGCTGGCGGCCGGGCGGCTCACCGTCGTCGACGCCACCAACCTGCAGTCACACGCCCGCGCCGGCCTGATCAAGACGGCTCGCGAGCACGACGTGCTTCCGGTGGCGATCGTGCTGGACGTGCCCGAGTCGGTGGCCTGGGAGCGGACCCAGGGCCGCCCGGATCGTACGTTCGACCGGCGCGTCCTCACCCGGATGCACCGGGACCTGCGCCGCACCCTCGGGCAGTTGGCCAAGGAGGGGTTCCGCAAGATCCACGTGCTGCGTGGGGTGGACGAGATAGCGGCGGCCGAGATCCGCTACGAGAAGCTGTTCAACGACCGCAAGGACGAGCACGGCCCCTTCGACATCATCGGTGACGTGCACGGCTGCCGTGCCGAACTGGAGTCGCTGCTGACCAAGCTGGACTACGAGATCATCCGGGACGCTTCCGGTCGTCCGGTGGACGCCGTGCACGGCCACAACAAGGCCGTCTTCGTCGGTGACCTGGTCGACCGTGGGCCGGACTCACCGGGTGTGCTGCGCCTGGTGATGGGCATGGTGGCGGCCGGCCACGCGATCTGTGTGCCGGGCAACCACGAGCAGAAGCTGGCCCGCAAGCTGAACGGGCGCACGGTACAGCTCACGCATGGTCTTCCGGAGACCCTGGAGCAGTTGGACGCCGAGCCGGCCGAGTTCGTGGCCGAGGTGCGCGCCTTCATCGACGGCCTGGTCAGCCACTACGTCCTCGACGACGGCAAGCTGGTGGTGGCGCACGCCGGGCTCAAGGAGGCGTACCACGGGCGGGCGTCCGGACGGGTGCGCAGTTTCGCGCTCTACGGCGAGACGACCGGCGAGACCGACGAGTACGGGCTGCCGGTCCGCTACCCGTGGGCCCGGGAGTACCGCGGTTCGGCCGCCGTCGTCTACGGCCACGTGCCCACCCCGACTCCGGAGTGGATCAACAACACCATCTGCCTGGACACCGGTTGTGTCTTCGGCGGCGCGCTGACCGCGCTGCGCTGGCCGTCGCGCGAGCTGGTCGCGGTGCCGGCAGCGAAGGAGTACTACGCGCCGATCCGGCCGATGTCCGCGGAGCCGGAGAAGCCCGACCAGGGCCTGGACATCGCGGACGTCACCGGGCGCCGGCACCTCGACTACGGGTACGGGCGGACCACCGTCCCGGCCGAGAACGCGGCCGCAGCGCTGGAGGTGATGGGCCGGTTCTCGGTCGACCCGGAGACCCTGATCTGGCTGCCGCCGACGATGGCCCCGTGCACCAGCTCGACGGTCGAGGGCTACCTGGAGCACCCGTCGGCCGCCTTCGCCGACCTGCGGGCCGCCGGGGTGGACCGGGTGGTGTGCGAGGAGAAGCACATGGGCTCACGGGCCGTGGTGCGGATCTCCGTCTCCGGCGAGGGCGACGCGATCTGGACCCGGACCGGCCGCCCGTTCTTCGGCCCTCGGATGGACGGGCCATTGTTGGACCGGGCTCGAACCGCGGCCGCCCCGATCTTCGCCGAGCTGGAGACCGACTGGCTGCTGATCGACGCCGAGCTGCTGCCGTGGTCGGCCAAGGCGGGCAGCCTGATCCGGGATCAGTACGCCGCGGTGGGCGCCGCCGGACGGGCCGCGTTGCCGGCCGCCCTGTCGATGCTGGAGCAGGTGGCCGGGCGTGGGCTCGACGTCGCCGGACTGCGGGACCGTCTGGCGCTGCGGTCGGCCGAGATCGACGGCTACTCGGCGGCGTACCGGGCGTACGTGAAACCGACCGACGGGCTGGACGGGGTCACCCTGGCACCGTTCGCGTTCCTGGCCGGGGCCGGAGTGACGTACGCGGACAAGGATCACGACTGGCACCTGGCCCTGGCCGACCGGCTCGTCTCCGCGGACCCGAAGTTGTTCACCCCGACCCGGCGGATGATCGTCGACCTGGCCGATCCGGTCGCGGAGGCCGCCGCCACCGAGTGGTGGCTGACACTGACCGGAGCCGGTGGTGAGGGCATGGTGGTCAAGCCGTGGATCGGTCTGGCTGGGACGGACCGTAACGGACGTCTCGTACAGCCGGGTGTGAAGTGCCGCGGCCGGGAGTACCTGCGGATCATCTACGGTCCGGAATACACCCGTCCCGAGCAGTTGGACCGACTTCGGCAGCGCAACCTGGGCCGTAAACGATCACTCGCGCTCCGTGAGCACGGGCTGGGCCTGGCCGCGCTGGACCGGCTGGCCGAGGGCGCGCCGGCCTGGCGGGTGCACGAGTTGGTCTTCGCGATCCTGGCCGCCGAGTCGGAGCCGGTCGACCCCCGGCTGTGA